The stretch of DNA GCTGTCGAAGGCGTTCGAACTCGCCGCGAACACCCCCGGGCACCTGTCGGCGGCCGATCGCGACCGCACCGTCGTCGCCGTGGTCGGCGACGGCGCGCTGACCGGCGGCATGTGCTGGGAGGCGCTGAACAACATCGCCGACGGCGAGCGCTCCGTCGTGATCGTCGTCAACGACAACGGTCGCTCGTACGCGCCGACGATCGGCGGTCTGGCGAAGAACCTGTCGGCCCTGCGTCTGCAGCCCGGTTACGAGCGGCTGCTGGAGACCGGGCGACGCCGCCTGCGCAAGGTCCCGATCGTCGGCGACGCGACCTACGCGGTGCTGCACGGGATGAAGAGCGGTGTCAAAGACCTGGTGTCTCCGCAGGCCATGTTCGCCGACCTCGGTCTCAAGTACGTCGGACCGGTCGACGGCCACGATCTCGGCGCCCTCGAGGCCGCACTGCGTCGCGCCAAGGCGTTCGGCGGACCGGTGATCGTGCACACCGTGACCCGCAAGGGCATGGGCTACGCCCCGGCCGAGGCCGACGAGGCCGAACAGATGCATTCCACCGGGAAGATCGATCCGGCCACGGGCAAGGCGACGTCGGTGTCGGCGAAGGACTGGACCTCGGTGTTCTCCGATGCGCTCGTCGCCGAGGGCGAACGTCGGCCGGAGGTGGTCGCGATCACCGCGGCGATGCCCGGACCCACCGGACTCGTCCAGTTCGGCGACCGGTTCCCGAACCGCATGTTCGACGTCGGCATCGCCGAGCAGCACGGCATGGCGTCGGCCGCCGGTCTCGCGCTCGGCGGCATGCACCCGGTGATCGCGATCTACGCGACCTTCCTCAACCGAGCGTTCGACCAGCTGCTGATGGACGTCGCGCTGCTGAAGCTGCCGGTGACCGTCGTCCTGGATCGTTCCGGTCTCACCGGTCCCGACGGCCCGAGCCACCACGGCATGTGGGATCTGTCGCTGATGGCACTGGTGCCCGGGATGCGCGTCGCGGCACCGCGCGACGCCCTGCGCGTCACCGAGGAGTTGTCGGAGGCGCTCGACGCCGCCGACGGTCCCACCGCGCTGCGCTATTCGAAAGGTGCGGTGCCCGAGGATATTCCGGCCGTGCGTCGACTGCACGACGGCGTCGACGTCCTGGCCGCGGGCCCGGAGTCGGGCTCGGACGTCCTGATCGTCGGCGTGGGCGCGTTCGCGCAGCTCGCGCTCGACACCGCCGAGCAGCTGGCGGAGCACTCGGTGACGGCCACCGTCGTCGATCCGCGCTGGGTGCTGCCGGTCCCGGACTCGATCGCGACCCTGGCGCGGGATCATCGCCTCGTCGTGACGATGGAGGACGGCGGTGTGCAGGGCGGTGTCGGATCGGCCGTCGTGCGGTCCCTCGCGGATGCGGGCGTCACCACGCGCGTGCGTCAGTACGGTGTGCCGCAGCAGTTCGTCACCCACTCCTCGCGCGACGAGCTTCTCGCCGACTTCGGCCTCACCGCACCGGACCTCGCCGAGAGCATCGCGAAAGACCTGGCGTAGGGGCTCGGCCCCGGCAGGGGTCTACGCCACGCCCGCCAAGGCCGCCGCGATCGGATCCGCGGAGAGTTCGACCTGCCACGGTCGGGCGCCCAACTCGGCGAGCCGAGTGGCGACGGTCTCGTCGTCGCGCACACCGAACCAGCACAGGTCGCGCACGACGGCAGGCGTCAGGAGGTTCTCCGGCGCGATGCCGAGCGACTCGGCGAGCTCTTTGACGGCGGGGCGGACCGCCTTCGCGCGGGCGGCGGGCACCGGATGCTTCGGCTCCCAGCGGTTGATCGGCGGCACGCCGGTCTGCGGCGCCTTCTTCGGCGGCAGATCGGCGTCGTCGAGTGCGCGCGCCCTGTTGACGGCGGCCATCCAGGTGCCCGCCTGCCGACGCTGCCGGGGTCCGCCGAAGACCGGCAGCGCGGTCAGTTCGGCGGAGTTGCGGGGCGCCGACGTGACGGCGTTGACGATCGCGGAGTCGGGCAGGACGCGGCTCGGCGCGATGTCGCGCCGCTGAGCGATCTCCTCCCGCGCGGTCCACAGTTCACGGACCGTCGCCAACTGGCGCTGCGATTTGAGATTGTGGATGCCGGATGTGCGACGCCACCGGTCGGTCTTCGGTTCGGCGGGCGGCCGAGCCAGAACCGCGGCGAACTCCTGGGCCGCCCACTCCTGCCGTCCGGCCTCGCGCAGCGCGGCGTTCACCGCGTCGCGCAGTTCGATGAGCACTTCCACGTCGAGTGCCGCGTAGTTCAACCAGTCGGCCGGCAGCGGACGTTTGGACCAGTCGGCCGCACCGTGGCCCTTGGCCAGCCCCAGGTGCAGGAACTCGGCGACCATCGCGGCCAGGTTCACTTTGGGGACGCCGAGGAGCCGACCG from Gordonia humi encodes:
- a CDS encoding HRDC domain-containing protein; translated protein: MTDPAPSPDVPVVALTAPREGVPAVLSTPDEFADVAARLAAGTGPIAVDTERASGFKYSQRAYLIQLRRTGAGSFLLDPIDHPDALRPVIDAMTGPQWILHAADQDLPCLRELGFVCETVFDTELAGRLLGVPKVNLAAMVAEFLHLGLAKGHGAADWSKRPLPADWLNYAALDVEVLIELRDAVNAALREAGRQEWAAQEFAAVLARPPAEPKTDRWRRTSGIHNLKSQRQLATVRELWTAREEIAQRRDIAPSRVLPDSAIVNAVTSAPRNSAELTALPVFGGPRQRRQAGTWMAAVNRARALDDADLPPKKAPQTGVPPINRWEPKHPVPAARAKAVRPAVKELAESLGIAPENLLTPAVVRDLCWFGVRDDETVATRLAELGARPWQVELSADPIAAALAGVA
- the dxs gene encoding 1-deoxy-D-xylulose-5-phosphate synthase, producing MGVLDRVNSPADVRACSPAELGQLASEIRTFLIEKVAATGGHLGPNLGVVELTLAIHRVFESPIDPILFDTGHQSYVHKIVTGRKDRFDTLRQRDGLTGYQDRTESPHDWIESSHASAALSNADGLSKAFELAANTPGHLSAADRDRTVVAVVGDGALTGGMCWEALNNIADGERSVVIVVNDNGRSYAPTIGGLAKNLSALRLQPGYERLLETGRRRLRKVPIVGDATYAVLHGMKSGVKDLVSPQAMFADLGLKYVGPVDGHDLGALEAALRRAKAFGGPVIVHTVTRKGMGYAPAEADEAEQMHSTGKIDPATGKATSVSAKDWTSVFSDALVAEGERRPEVVAITAAMPGPTGLVQFGDRFPNRMFDVGIAEQHGMASAAGLALGGMHPVIAIYATFLNRAFDQLLMDVALLKLPVTVVLDRSGLTGPDGPSHHGMWDLSLMALVPGMRVAAPRDALRVTEELSEALDAADGPTALRYSKGAVPEDIPAVRRLHDGVDVLAAGPESGSDVLIVGVGAFAQLALDTAEQLAEHSVTATVVDPRWVLPVPDSIATLARDHRLVVTMEDGGVQGGVGSAVVRSLADAGVTTRVRQYGVPQQFVTHSSRDELLADFGLTAPDLAESIAKDLA